One window of Solwaraspora sp. WMMA2056 genomic DNA carries:
- a CDS encoding ABC transporter permease translates to MTGLVKRVGFALALPAVLLAVWWFATAGSTSFYSPPLSRILTVFPTTWTPERLLADVLPSLLRLAGGYTVAVVVGIGLGVLVGSFRTVRGVLEPVLEFFRAIPPPVLVPIIMLFAGIDNTMKVVVIAAGCVWPVLLNTVEGVRATDEVLSDTARSYGITGVARLRHLVLRAASPQIAAGMRQSLSIGIILMVISEMFAASNGLGFTIVQFQRTFAIPQMWSGILLLGLLGFALSVLFRFVELRALAWYHGLRRAQRSS, encoded by the coding sequence GTGACCGGGCTGGTCAAACGGGTGGGCTTCGCGCTCGCCCTGCCGGCGGTGCTGCTCGCCGTCTGGTGGTTCGCCACCGCCGGCAGCACCAGCTTCTACTCCCCGCCGTTGAGCCGGATCCTCACCGTGTTCCCCACGACCTGGACGCCCGAGCGGCTGCTGGCCGACGTACTGCCCAGCCTGCTGCGGCTGGCCGGCGGCTACACCGTGGCCGTCGTGGTCGGGATCGGACTCGGCGTCCTGGTCGGCAGCTTCCGGACCGTACGCGGTGTGCTGGAACCGGTGCTGGAGTTCTTCCGCGCCATTCCGCCGCCGGTGCTGGTGCCGATCATCATGCTCTTCGCCGGCATCGACAACACGATGAAGGTCGTGGTGATCGCCGCCGGGTGCGTCTGGCCGGTGCTGCTCAACACCGTCGAGGGCGTGCGCGCCACCGACGAGGTGCTCTCCGACACCGCCCGGTCGTACGGGATCACCGGGGTGGCCCGCCTGCGGCACCTGGTGCTGCGCGCGGCCAGCCCGCAGATCGCCGCCGGCATGCGCCAGTCACTGTCGATCGGCATCATCCTGATGGTGATCAGCGAGATGTTCGCGGCCAGCAACGGGCTCGGCTTCACCATCGTGCAGTTCCAGCGCACCTTCGCGATTCCGCAGATGTGGAGCGGCATCCTGCTGCTCGGCCTGCTGGGCTTCGCCCTGTCCGTGCTGTTCCGCTTCGTCGAGCTGCGCGCCCTGGCCTGGTACCACGGCCTGCGGCGGGCGCAGCGCAGCTCATGA